From the genome of Silurus meridionalis isolate SWU-2019-XX chromosome 20, ASM1480568v1, whole genome shotgun sequence, one region includes:
- the chchd2 gene encoding coiled-coil-helix-coiled-coil-helix domain-containing protein 2 has protein sequence MPRGSRSRTSRMAPPSFSSRPAPPPPMARAAPPPAPAPAHASSVAPVAAAPRQPGMFAQMASTAAGVAVGSAVGHTIGHAMTGGFSRGESSEAARPDVTYQEPYQPQPMYQQESVQQNPCGYEMKQFLECAQSQSDLKLCEGFSEVLKQCRFSNGLP, from the exons ATGCCAAGAGGAAGCCGCAGCCGAACTTCGAGGATGGCTCCCCCCAG CTTTTCCTCACGTCCCGCACCACCTCCGCCAATGGCCAGAGCAGCACCTCCACCAGCTCCTGCACCAGCCCATGCATCTTCAGTCGCCCCTGTTGCAGCTGCCCCCAGGCAGCCAGGAATGTTTGCTCAGATGGCCAGCACCGCTGCGGGCGTCGCAGTCGGATCCGCGGTGGGGCATACGATTGGCCATGCCATGACGGGCGGCTTCAGCCGTGGAGAAAGCTCAGAGGCTGCCAGGCCTGATGTCACCTATCAG GAGCCTTACCAGCCTCAGCCCATGTACCAGCAGGAATCAGTGCAGCAGAATCCCTGTGGCTATGAGATGAAACAGTTCCTCGAATGTGCACAGTCACAGAGCGACCTCAAACTGTGCGAAGGGTTCAGCGAGGTGCTCAAACAATGCCGATTCTCCAATG GTTTGCCCTAA
- the LOC124402849 gene encoding serine/arginine-rich splicing factor 7-like isoform X3, whose protein sequence is MSYYSSSSSRSSSRNLECKVYVGDLGGGAAKGEIERAFGYYGPLRSVWVARNPPGFAFVEYEDARDAEDAVKGMDGKLLCGSRIRVELSTGMSRKSRYGRASRRPFDPNDRCYQCGDRGHYAYDCYRFSKRGRRSRSRSRSRSRSRSRRNRSRSRSRSYKRRYRSPSYSKRKSRSGTPARSKSRTPVRSRSRSRSRSRSASRSRSRSGSRSRSLTRRRSS, encoded by the exons ATGTCGTATTACTCATCTTCGTCATCTCGCAGTTCCTCCAGAAACTTGGAGTGTAAAGTGTATGTGGGAGATCTGGGAGGAGGAGCTGCTAAAGGAGAAATCGAAAGGGCCTTTGGCTACTATGGCCCTTTGCGCAGCGTTTGGGTGGCCAGGAACCCACCTGGTTTCGCTTTTGTGGAATATGAAGATGCCCGGGATGCAGAGGATGCAGTGAAAGGAATGGATGGAAA gcTACTGTGTGGATCCCGGATTCGCGTAGAGTTGTCCACTGGTATGTCAAGGAAGAGCCGATATGGCAGAGCCAGTCGTCGTCCATTTGATCCAAATGACCGATGTTATCAGTGTGGAGACAGGGGACACTACGCCTACGACTGCTACCGCTTCAGCAAGCGAGGACGTCGAAGCAG GTCGCGGTCTCGATCACGTTCCAGGTCGAGGAGTCGGCGCAACCGGTCACGATCTCGAAGCCGGAGCTATAAACG GAGATACCGTTCTCCCTCTTATTCAAAACGCAAGAGCAG GTCTGGTACTCCAGCTCGCTCCAAATCTAGGACTCCTGTTCGGAG TCGCTCACggtctcgctctcgctctcgaTCTGCATCGCGATCTCGCTCCAGATCCGGGTCTCGTTCTCGCAGCCTTACGAGACGAAG ATCCAGTTGA
- the hnrnpl2 gene encoding heterogeneous nuclear ribonucleoprotein L2 isoform X2 translates to MATQTARYYSEGGRATKRQKTDNDGGMATEGYEDPHKPLPSLVVHIRGLVDGVLEADIVEALQEFGTISYVVLMPKKRQALVEYEDMTGSCNAVTYATDNQIYIAGNPAYVNYSTSQKISRPGDSDDTRSVNNVLLFTIMNPIYPITTDVLYTICNNCGPVQRIVIFRKNGVQAMVEFDSVQSAQRAKASLNGADIYSGCCTLKIEYAKPTRLNVFKNDQDTWDYTNPNLTGQGGYGYQDESYGGYDGRRVGPSMGAPRRGGASQRYGGQYGAPPPPPPGEYSAHAESPVMMVYGLEPSKINADRVFNIFCLYGNVERVKFMKSKPGAAMVEMGDCYAVDRAICHLNNYFLFNQKLNVCVSKQQAIMPGQSYELEDGTSSFKDFHGSRNNRFASPEQAAKNRIQHPSNVLHFFNAAPEASVEVFSEICDELGLKSPSNIKLFAAKGSVSSERSSSGLLEWESVNDAMEALAMMNHYQMKNPNGPYPYTLKLCFSTAQHAN, encoded by the exons ATGGCTACGCAAACGGCCCGGTACTACAGCGAGGGAGGCAGGGCAACGAAGCGACAGAAAACCGACAACGACGGAGGAATGGCGACT GAGGGCTACGAAGACCCTCACAAACCTCTCCCCTCCCTCGTAGTCCATATAAGAGGGTTGGTGGATGGAGTTTTGGAAGCAGACATTGTTGAAGCCCTGCAGGAATTTGGAACCATCAG ttaTGTGGTGCTGATGCCCAAAAAGCGCCAAGCCCTAGTTGAATACGAGGACATGACCGGCTCTTGCAACGCAGTCACATATGCTACCGACAACCAGATCTACATCGCTGGAAATCCTGCTTATGTGAATTACTCCACCAGTCAGAAGATCTCCCGACCCGGCGATTCGGACGACACTCGCAGTGTTAATAATGTTTTGTTATTCACAATCATGAACCCCATTTATCCCATCACCACG GATGTTCTCTATACCATCTGCAACAATTGTGGTCCTGTTCAAAGGATTGTTATCTTCAGGAAAAATGGTGTCCAGGCCATGGTAGA ATTCGATTCAGTCCAGAGTGCACAGCGGGCCAAAGCCTCTCTCAATGGTGCGGATATTTATTCAGGCTGCTGCACGCTCAAGATTGAGTATGCCAAG CCAACGCGCCTCAATGTATTCAAGAATGACCAGGACACGTGGGACTACACCAATCCAAACCTGACTGGCCAAG GTGGGTATGGGTACCAGGACGAGAGTTACGGCGGGTATGACGGACGCCGCGTGGGTCCATCGATGGGAGCCCCAAGAAGGGGCGGGGCTAGTCAGCGCTACGGCGGCCAGTACGGggcaccacctccaccaccaccagggGAATACAGTGCTCATGCAGAGTCGCCAGTGATGATGGTCTATGGACTGGAGCCATCCAAAATAAATGCAGACCGAGTGTTTAACATCTTCTGCCTTTATGGCAATGTTGAGAGG GTGAAATTCATGAAGAGCAAACCAGGTGCTGCCATGGTGGAAATGGGAGACTGCTATGCTGTAGATCGGGCCATTTGTCATCTAAACAACTATTTCTTATTCAACCAGAAACTTAATGTCTG TGTATCCAAGCAGCAGGCCATCATGCCAGGTCAGTCATATGAACTAGAGGATGGCACCAGCAGCTTTAAAGACTTCCATGGTAGCCGGAACAATCGCTTTGCCTCTCCAGAACAGGCGGCCAAAAACCGCATCCAGCACCCGAGCAATGTCTTGCACTTTTTTAATGCTGCCCCTGAAGCCTCCGTCGAGGTCTTTTCTGAG ATATGCGATGAGCTCGGTTTGAAAAGTCCATCTAATATAAAACTGTTTGCAGCGAAAG gcAGTGTTTCATCTGAGCGAAGCTCATCAGGGCTTCTAGAGTGGGAATCTGTTAATGATGCCATGGAAGCCCTTGCCATGATGAACCATTACCAGATGAAGAACCCTA atggtcCATACCCCTACACACTAAAACTGTGCTTCTCCACTGCGCAACAtgcaaattga
- the LOC124402849 gene encoding serine/arginine-rich splicing factor 7-like isoform X4 has product MSYYSSSSSRSSSRNLECKVYVGDLGGGAAKGEIERAFGYYGPLRSVWVARNPPGFAFVEYEDARDAEDAVKGMDGKLLCGSRIRVELSTGMSRKSRYGRASRRPFDPNDRCYQCGDRGHYAYDCYRFSKRGRRSRSRSRSRSRSRSRRNRSRSRSRSYKRRYRSPSYSKRKSRSGTPARSKSRTPVRSRSRSRSRSRSASRSRSRSGSRSRSLTRRR; this is encoded by the exons ATGTCGTATTACTCATCTTCGTCATCTCGCAGTTCCTCCAGAAACTTGGAGTGTAAAGTGTATGTGGGAGATCTGGGAGGAGGAGCTGCTAAAGGAGAAATCGAAAGGGCCTTTGGCTACTATGGCCCTTTGCGCAGCGTTTGGGTGGCCAGGAACCCACCTGGTTTCGCTTTTGTGGAATATGAAGATGCCCGGGATGCAGAGGATGCAGTGAAAGGAATGGATGGAAA gcTACTGTGTGGATCCCGGATTCGCGTAGAGTTGTCCACTGGTATGTCAAGGAAGAGCCGATATGGCAGAGCCAGTCGTCGTCCATTTGATCCAAATGACCGATGTTATCAGTGTGGAGACAGGGGACACTACGCCTACGACTGCTACCGCTTCAGCAAGCGAGGACGTCGAAGCAG GTCGCGGTCTCGATCACGTTCCAGGTCGAGGAGTCGGCGCAACCGGTCACGATCTCGAAGCCGGAGCTATAAACG GAGATACCGTTCTCCCTCTTATTCAAAACGCAAGAGCAG GTCTGGTACTCCAGCTCGCTCCAAATCTAGGACTCCTGTTCGGAG TCGCTCACggtctcgctctcgctctcgaTCTGCATCGCGATCTCGCTCCAGATCCGGGTCTCGTTCTCGCAGCCTTACGAGACGAAGGTAG
- the LOC124402849 gene encoding serine/arginine-rich splicing factor 7-like isoform X2, which translates to MSYYSSSSSRSSSRNLECKVYVGDLGGGAAKGEIERAFGYYGPLRSVWVARNPPGFAFVEYEDARDAEDAVKGMDGKLLCGSRIRVELSTGMSRKSRYGRASRRPFDPNDRCYQCGDRGHYAYDCYRFSKRGRRSRSRSRSRSRSRSRRNRSRSRSRSYKRRYRSPSYSKRKSRSGTPARSKSRTPVRSRSRSRSRSRSASRSRSRSGSRSRSLTRRRVREAMALTRAHPCHVKRPPGG; encoded by the exons ATGTCGTATTACTCATCTTCGTCATCTCGCAGTTCCTCCAGAAACTTGGAGTGTAAAGTGTATGTGGGAGATCTGGGAGGAGGAGCTGCTAAAGGAGAAATCGAAAGGGCCTTTGGCTACTATGGCCCTTTGCGCAGCGTTTGGGTGGCCAGGAACCCACCTGGTTTCGCTTTTGTGGAATATGAAGATGCCCGGGATGCAGAGGATGCAGTGAAAGGAATGGATGGAAA gcTACTGTGTGGATCCCGGATTCGCGTAGAGTTGTCCACTGGTATGTCAAGGAAGAGCCGATATGGCAGAGCCAGTCGTCGTCCATTTGATCCAAATGACCGATGTTATCAGTGTGGAGACAGGGGACACTACGCCTACGACTGCTACCGCTTCAGCAAGCGAGGACGTCGAAGCAG GTCGCGGTCTCGATCACGTTCCAGGTCGAGGAGTCGGCGCAACCGGTCACGATCTCGAAGCCGGAGCTATAAACG GAGATACCGTTCTCCCTCTTATTCAAAACGCAAGAGCAG GTCTGGTACTCCAGCTCGCTCCAAATCTAGGACTCCTGTTCGGAG TCGCTCACggtctcgctctcgctctcgaTCTGCATCGCGATCTCGCTCCAGATCCGGGTCTCGTTCTCGCAGCCTTACGAGACGAAG AGTGCGGGAGGCGATGGCACTGACCAGGGCTCATCCTTGCCATGTTAAACGTCCTCCGGGAGGGTGA
- the ech1 gene encoding delta(3,5)-Delta(2,4)-dienoyl-CoA isomerase, mitochondrial, translating into MNSIVRAAVLGNRGLWFPALNAVKTMSTSGGPTPPFTTLSVTQPANHITHVELHRPEKRNAMNKAYWREMVECFNQIAEDSECRVVVFSGAGKLFTAGIDLMDIAGDLLQPQGDDTARVAWYIRGIISKYQNTFSVIEKCPKPVVVAVHGACVGAGVDLITACDIRLCTQDAWFQVKEVDIGLAADVGTLQRLPKVIGSRSLVNELALTARKMHSDEAKSCGLVSRVFPDKESMITGALEIAGEIASRSPVAVQGTKINLLYSRDHSVTEGLDYMVTWNMSMLQTQDLMKSAQAALEKKSPKDVTFSKL; encoded by the exons ATGAACAGTATTGtgagagctgcagttttaggaA ACAGGGGGCTGTGGTTTCCTGCTCTGAACGCTGTTAAAACCATGTCGACTTCAGGAGGCCCCACTCCGCCTTTCACCACCCTGTCAGTCACCCAACCAGCCAATCACATCACTCATGTAGAGCTGCACCGTCCAGAAAAACGCAATGCCATGAACAAGGCCTACTGGAG AGAAATGGTTGAGTGTTTTAATCAGATTGCTGAAGACTCGGAGTGCCGTGTGGTGGTCTTTTCAGGTGCTGGGAAACTTTTCACAGCAG GTATTGATCTTATGGACATTGCCGGGGATTTGCTGCAGCCCCAAGGAGACGATACGGCGAGGGTAGCATGGTATATTCGCGGCATCATTTCCAAATACCAGAACACGTTCTCTGTGATTGAAAAG TGTCCGAAGCCTGTGGTGGTGGCAGTGCATGGTGCTTGCGTTGGAGCAG GAGTGGATCTAATCACAGCCTGTGATATTCGTCTGTGCACACAGGACGCCTGGTTTCAGGTGAAG GAGGTGGACATTGGCCTTGCGGCAGATGTTGGAACTCTGCAGCGTCTTCCTAAAGTGATTGGCAGTCGTAG cttggTGAACGAGTTAGCACTTACTGCAAGGAAAATGCATTCTGATGAAGCCAAGAGCTGTGGATTAGTCAG TCGTGTGTTTCCAGATAAAGAGTCCATGATAACTGGAGCTCTGGAAATTGCAGGTGAGATCGCAAGCCGGAGTCCTGTCGCTGTTCAGGGAACCAAAATCAACCTCCTCTACTCCCGAGACCACAGTGTGACCGAGGGCCTGGATTACATG GTGACTTGGAACATGAGCATGTTGCAGACGCAGGACCTTATGAAGTCTGCCCAGGCAGCCCTGGAGAAGAAAAGCCCTAAAGACGTGACCTTTTCTAAGCTTTAA
- the hnrnpl2 gene encoding heterogeneous nuclear ribonucleoprotein L2 isoform X1, with protein MATQTARYYSEGGRATKRQKTDNDGGMATEGYEDPHKPLPSLVVHIRGLVDGVLEADIVEALQEFGTISYVVLMPKKRQALVEYEDMTGSCNAVTYATDNQIYIAGNPAYVNYSTSQKISRPGDSDDTRSVNNVLLFTIMNPIYPITTDVLYTICNNCGPVQRIVIFRKNGVQAMVEFDSVQSAQRAKASLNGADIYSGCCTLKIEYAKPTRLNVFKNDQDTWDYTNPNLTGQGADADDDGGEQDLNGQSNKRQRQPALLGHHPTEYGGYGYQDESYGGYDGRRVGPSMGAPRRGGASQRYGGQYGAPPPPPPGEYSAHAESPVMMVYGLEPSKINADRVFNIFCLYGNVERVKFMKSKPGAAMVEMGDCYAVDRAICHLNNYFLFNQKLNVCVSKQQAIMPGQSYELEDGTSSFKDFHGSRNNRFASPEQAAKNRIQHPSNVLHFFNAAPEASVEVFSEICDELGLKSPSNIKLFAAKGSVSSERSSSGLLEWESVNDAMEALAMMNHYQMKNPNGPYPYTLKLCFSTAQHAN; from the exons ATGGCTACGCAAACGGCCCGGTACTACAGCGAGGGAGGCAGGGCAACGAAGCGACAGAAAACCGACAACGACGGAGGAATGGCGACT GAGGGCTACGAAGACCCTCACAAACCTCTCCCCTCCCTCGTAGTCCATATAAGAGGGTTGGTGGATGGAGTTTTGGAAGCAGACATTGTTGAAGCCCTGCAGGAATTTGGAACCATCAG ttaTGTGGTGCTGATGCCCAAAAAGCGCCAAGCCCTAGTTGAATACGAGGACATGACCGGCTCTTGCAACGCAGTCACATATGCTACCGACAACCAGATCTACATCGCTGGAAATCCTGCTTATGTGAATTACTCCACCAGTCAGAAGATCTCCCGACCCGGCGATTCGGACGACACTCGCAGTGTTAATAATGTTTTGTTATTCACAATCATGAACCCCATTTATCCCATCACCACG GATGTTCTCTATACCATCTGCAACAATTGTGGTCCTGTTCAAAGGATTGTTATCTTCAGGAAAAATGGTGTCCAGGCCATGGTAGA ATTCGATTCAGTCCAGAGTGCACAGCGGGCCAAAGCCTCTCTCAATGGTGCGGATATTTATTCAGGCTGCTGCACGCTCAAGATTGAGTATGCCAAG CCAACGCGCCTCAATGTATTCAAGAATGACCAGGACACGTGGGACTACACCAATCCAAACCTGACTGGCCAAG GTGCAGACGCTGATGACGATGGGGGCGAACAAG ATTTGAATGGCCAATCCAACAAGCGCCAGAGGCAGCCTGCTCTGCTGGGACACCACCCTACAGAGTACG GTGGGTATGGGTACCAGGACGAGAGTTACGGCGGGTATGACGGACGCCGCGTGGGTCCATCGATGGGAGCCCCAAGAAGGGGCGGGGCTAGTCAGCGCTACGGCGGCCAGTACGGggcaccacctccaccaccaccagggGAATACAGTGCTCATGCAGAGTCGCCAGTGATGATGGTCTATGGACTGGAGCCATCCAAAATAAATGCAGACCGAGTGTTTAACATCTTCTGCCTTTATGGCAATGTTGAGAGG GTGAAATTCATGAAGAGCAAACCAGGTGCTGCCATGGTGGAAATGGGAGACTGCTATGCTGTAGATCGGGCCATTTGTCATCTAAACAACTATTTCTTATTCAACCAGAAACTTAATGTCTG TGTATCCAAGCAGCAGGCCATCATGCCAGGTCAGTCATATGAACTAGAGGATGGCACCAGCAGCTTTAAAGACTTCCATGGTAGCCGGAACAATCGCTTTGCCTCTCCAGAACAGGCGGCCAAAAACCGCATCCAGCACCCGAGCAATGTCTTGCACTTTTTTAATGCTGCCCCTGAAGCCTCCGTCGAGGTCTTTTCTGAG ATATGCGATGAGCTCGGTTTGAAAAGTCCATCTAATATAAAACTGTTTGCAGCGAAAG gcAGTGTTTCATCTGAGCGAAGCTCATCAGGGCTTCTAGAGTGGGAATCTGTTAATGATGCCATGGAAGCCCTTGCCATGATGAACCATTACCAGATGAAGAACCCTA atggtcCATACCCCTACACACTAAAACTGTGCTTCTCCACTGCGCAACAtgcaaattga
- the LOC124402849 gene encoding serine/arginine-rich splicing factor 7-like isoform X1, producing MSYYSSSSSRSSSRNLECKVYVGDLGGGAAKGEIERAFGYYGPLRSVWVARNPPGFAFVEYEDARDAEDAVKGMDGKLLCGSRIRVELSTGMSRKSRYGRASRRPFDPNDRCYQCGDRGHYAYDCYRFSKRGRRSRSRSRSRSRSRSRRNRSRSRSRSYKRRYRSPSYSKRKSRSGTPARSKSRTPVRSRSRSRSRSRSASRSRSRSGSRSRSLTRRSHSRSPSQNKSPTSPDEAREEKKH from the exons ATGTCGTATTACTCATCTTCGTCATCTCGCAGTTCCTCCAGAAACTTGGAGTGTAAAGTGTATGTGGGAGATCTGGGAGGAGGAGCTGCTAAAGGAGAAATCGAAAGGGCCTTTGGCTACTATGGCCCTTTGCGCAGCGTTTGGGTGGCCAGGAACCCACCTGGTTTCGCTTTTGTGGAATATGAAGATGCCCGGGATGCAGAGGATGCAGTGAAAGGAATGGATGGAAA gcTACTGTGTGGATCCCGGATTCGCGTAGAGTTGTCCACTGGTATGTCAAGGAAGAGCCGATATGGCAGAGCCAGTCGTCGTCCATTTGATCCAAATGACCGATGTTATCAGTGTGGAGACAGGGGACACTACGCCTACGACTGCTACCGCTTCAGCAAGCGAGGACGTCGAAGCAG GTCGCGGTCTCGATCACGTTCCAGGTCGAGGAGTCGGCGCAACCGGTCACGATCTCGAAGCCGGAGCTATAAACG GAGATACCGTTCTCCCTCTTATTCAAAACGCAAGAGCAG GTCTGGTACTCCAGCTCGCTCCAAATCTAGGACTCCTGTTCGGAG TCGCTCACggtctcgctctcgctctcgaTCTGCATCGCGATCTCGCTCCAGATCCGGGTCTCGTTCTCGCAGCCTTACGAGACGAAG CCATTCCAGGTCCCCCAGCCAGAACAAAAGCCCTACATCCCCAGATGAAGCTCGTGAGGAGAAGAAGCACTAA